In Pantoea agglomerans, the genomic stretch CGCTGCGCCAGCGCGTTCTGCATCGGAAGCGGCGTTGTTGATGACGTCTCCGCTCGCGCCCATGCCGGCGAAGATGGAATAGATCATCAGCAGGTTAAAAAGGATAAACACGATCTTCACGATTTTCCCAAACAGCGTTCGCTTCGGTTTTTTTACCTGATGTCCACATGAGGGGCATTTAAAAGCGGAATCGCTGATGTCCGCTTTGCATTCCGGACAGTTGATTAAGGCCATTTCTCTCTCCATAGATACAAAATAATCAGACGGAAAAATACGCTTTTTCTGCGTTATCAATCGGATAAAAACACCCTCATTTCGCCGGGTAATTTTGCTATAGCGAGAAACTGGCAGGATTTGACGGCAGGAGAGGCGAGAAAACGTTCAGGAAAGGCGCAAAACTCAGATATAAAAAAAGCCGCATTTAGCGGCTTTTTTTACACAGGTCCTCGATCGCATCCGGTTCCAGCACCGGGGCGCACTCGGTTTCGTTGCCTTTCTTCAGCTCTTCGAGCGCGTCGGCAACGGTGCGTTTTTCCAGCACTTCCAGCGAGGCCTGCTCGGCTTCATCGGCAATCGATTTAAAGTACCAGCAGAGATTGGCGCTGACCAGGCAGCGAGGCGCAACGTCTGGACGCGACGCCCAGAGCTTTTTGTCCTCAATCACCGAGGTGTAGATATCGCGCAGCGTGATTTCGCTGGCCGGACGCCCAAGGTGGATTGAACCGGTGCGGCCAAGCGTCGAGACGATAATGCCGTCGCGAGTAAGCGGAACCATCAGCTTGCGGATGAAGCTGGGATTCGCCTCAAGGCCGTATGCCAGAATGGCGCTGGTCGAGCGTTTACCCATTTGCTCCGCCATCGCTACGCTAAGAACCATTTGCAAAGCTGTCGGGAAGCGGTAATCAAGCATTTATTTATCCTGAGTTGCGGTGGATCTTATTGTTTTATTGCCGCGTAAGTGAACATTCAGTGAGCAATAAATATAACAAACACTGTTGCTTTTTAGAAGCAAGGCGACTGCGCCAGGGCACGTATTCATTAAAACCTGGTAGCCAACAGCACAAGCTGTTCAGCCCGCGGCGCCACTGCTTTCGCCCTGCCCTTAAACTGCCGCTGGCGGCGTCGAAGGCAGCCGCTTTTTCAGCAGCAGCACCAGCGCGACGTTAAGCAGCGCCAGCGCGCAAAGCAGCCACAACGTAGCGGAAGCGCCGAGGGTTTCAAACAGATATCCCCCTGCCAGCGGCGTCAGCGCCTGACCGATAAGCGCCGGGCGCGCCATCCGCCCAACCACGACGGCATACGCCTCTGGTTTGACCATCGCCAGCGGTAAAGTTCCCCGTACGATGGCGCGCAGACCATTTCCCGCACCGTAAAACACCATGCTGAGCAGCGCAAGCTGAGGAAACAGCGCCAGCAACAGCAGGCCAAGCGCCACCAGACCGACCGAGAAAAAAGCGGTCCAGATGGGATGGCCGCGTTTAAACAGGATATCGACGATGCGTGAGCCCACCTGACACGGCCCCAGAATGGCGCTGAGCCCTAGCGCGGCAGCCAGCGTATAGCCGCTCGCCTGCAGCAAGGCGATCAGCTGTACCGACATCGCCGTCATAATCACCGAGGCCAGCGTAAAGATGGCGCACAGCAGCCAGAACAGCGACGGCGCGATATCGCTCTGCG encodes the following:
- a CDS encoding RrF2 family transcriptional regulator, with product MLDYRFPTALQMVLSVAMAEQMGKRSTSAILAYGLEANPSFIRKLMVPLTRDGIIVSTLGRTGSIHLGRPASEITLRDIYTSVIEDKKLWASRPDVAPRCLVSANLCWYFKSIADEAEQASLEVLEKRTVADALEELKKGNETECAPVLEPDAIEDLCKKSR
- a CDS encoding zinc ribbon domain-containing protein gives rise to the protein MALINCPECKADISDSAFKCPSCGHQVKKPKRTLFGKIVKIVFILFNLLMIYSIFAGMGASGDVINNAASDAERAGAALGAGMGAMMLGILWVVGDIIIGTLVFLTRPKA